The Glycine soja cultivar W05 chromosome 3, ASM419377v2, whole genome shotgun sequence genome window below encodes:
- the LOC114406740 gene encoding serine/threonine-protein kinase Nek6-like isoform X2 codes for MDLIAKLNNPYIVEYKDAWVEKEDHICIITGYCEGGDMAENIKKARGSFFPEEKVCKWLTQLLIAVDYLHSNRVIHRDLKCSNIFLTKDNNIRLGDFGLAKRLNAEDLASSVVGTPNYMCPELLADIPYGYKSDMWSLGCCMFEIAAHQPAFRAPDMAGLINKINRSSISPLPIVYSSTLKQLIKSMLRKNPEHRPTAAELLRHPLLQPYVLRCHNASSNVLPVYPLVNPKDKTRRSNKSSGGKDHKDKEASLVNRLERIHPIEGNGDIQISNLPNDAVTISTSAEDNLETRMADLTSYIVESCTSISGSKDGSTTSESTICSVCKEDFKSRPARETANNEISSKSTQNSMHEKQRFAAKHFHKLEEDNINVATTEVEDASCNEGLDSAEAQREDSNFEDSGKSTMSSAGSSTDKDKSINEESSSLIMHPIRVEHDTESGNHSKKSKTPDVFTEVSHMNCLTSFSNDALPVKDDDMANVHILCSTHKEDDNAVEVDQAPRGVSLSVITAVDGDETIKTPVDSPCQQRADALESLLELCAQLLKQDKLDELAGVLRPFGKEAVSSRETAIWLAKSLMSAQKFNAEA; via the exons AAAGTCTGCAAATGGCTGACTCAGTTGTTGATAGCTGTAGACTACTTGCACTCTAATCGTGTAATCCACAGAGATCTTAAG TGTTCCAACATATTCCTCACCAAAGACAACAACATTCGGCTTG GTGACTTTGGTCTTGCTAAGCGACTTAATGCAGAAGATCTTGCTTCCTCG GTTGTTGGAACTCCAAATTACATGTGTCCTGAGCTCCTTGCAGATATACCTTATGGGTATAAATCTGATATGTGGTCTCTTG GTTGCTGCATGTTTGAGATTGCTGCACATCAACCAGCATTTCGCGCTCCA GACATGGCTGgacttatcaataaaataaacagaTCCTCCATTTCTCCACTGCCAATTGTTTATTCTTCCACACT GAAACAACTTATCAAAAGCATGCTTAGGAAAAACCCAGAACATAGGCCAACT GCAGCTGAATTGTTAAGGCATCCGCTTTTACAGCCTTATGTTCTTCGCTGTCATAATGCATCATCTAATGTTCTTCCAGTATATCCCTTAGTTAATCCAAAGGATAAAACAAGAAGATCTAATAAATCTAGTGGTGGCAAGGACCATAAGGACAAAGAAGCTAGTTTGGTAAATCGTTTGGAGCGGATTCATCCAATTGAGGGAAATGGAGATATACAGATAAGCAATCTTCCTAATGATGCGGTAACAATCTCAACCAGTGCAGAAGACAATCTAGAGACCAGGATGGCTGATCTTACCAGCTACATAGTGGAATCTTGTACTAGTATTAGTGGCTCAAAAGATGGGTCAACAACATCTGAATCAACTATTTGCAGTGTGTGCAAGGAGGACTTTAAAAGTAGACCTGCAAGGGAAACGGCTAACAATGAGATCTCTTCTAAGAGTACACAAAATtctatgcatgaaaaacaaagatttGCTGCTAAACATTTTCATAAATTAGAAGAAGACAACATAAATGTGGCGACCACAGAAGTTGAAGATGCTTCTTGCAATGAAGGTTTGGATAGTGCTGAAGCACAGAGGGAAGATTCGAACTTTGAGGACTCAGGTAAATCCACAATGTCCAGTGCAGGCAGTAGCACTGATAAAGATAAGTCCATCAATGAGGAAAGTTCATCACTGATTATGCATCCTATTAGGGTTGAACATGACACTGAATCTGGAAACCACTCGAAGAAAAGCAAAACCCCTGATGTATTTACAGAAGTCTCTCATATGAACTGCTTGACATCTTTTAGTAATGATGCACTTCCAGTTAAGGATGATGACATGGCAAACGTACACATTCTTTGCTCCACGCATAAAGAAGATGATAATGCGGTGGAGGTTGATCAGGCACCAAGAGGTGTTTCATTGAGTGTAATAACTGCAGTAGATGGTGATGAAACAATCAAGACTCCGGTGGATAGTCCCTGCCAGCAAAGAGCGGATGCTCTGGAATCTCTGCTCGAATTATGTGCTCAGCTACTCAAGCAAGATAAACTCGATGAGCTTGCTGGGGTGCTAAGACCATTTGGGAAAGAAGCTGTCTCATCAAGAGAAACAGCAATATGGCTGGCAAAAAGCCTCATGTCTGCCCAAAAGTTTAATGCTGAAGCCTAA